A portion of the Pseudomonas koreensis genome contains these proteins:
- a CDS encoding DUF971 domain-containing protein encodes MNPLSVGNSQSARTLRLSWPDGRESLLKHADLRRQCPCSQCRAFRLRGVTPLVDDRVRLLELHPQGYGVQLVFSDGHQRGIYPWEYLAQLDSSPLPFLQRHEDSVGADE; translated from the coding sequence ATGAACCCGCTGTCGGTGGGCAACTCGCAGAGTGCGCGCACGCTACGCCTGAGTTGGCCGGACGGGCGCGAATCGCTGCTCAAGCATGCCGATCTGCGTCGGCAATGCCCGTGCTCGCAATGCCGCGCGTTTCGCCTGCGCGGCGTCACGCCGCTGGTTGATGATCGCGTACGCCTGCTCGAACTCCACCCGCAGGGGTATGGCGTGCAACTGGTGTTCAGCGATGGGCATCAACGCGGGATTTACCCGTGGGAGTATCTGGCACAGCTTGATTCTTCGCCTCTCCCATTTTTACAGAGACATGAGGATTCTGTAGGAGCTGACGAGTGA